A window of the Thalassospira sp. TSL5-1 genome harbors these coding sequences:
- a CDS encoding sensor histidine kinase encodes MLSSQVVIAVSLIYVGLLYTIAWWGDKRARAGRSWVRNPTVYTLSIAVYCTSWTFYGAVGSAARNGLEYLTIYLGPTVIFLGWWFLLRKMLRISKAHRITSIADFISSRYGKSTQLSVLVTFIAVIGTTPYIALQLKAVATSYTVLTVWGSSVSEPFVSTSHIFADSGFWAATGLALFGILFGTRFIDADEHHEGMVAAIAFESLVKLFALLAVGIFVCFFMFSGLGDLFKQASQTPRMAGLLTLQPDSGTRWFTLMALSMAAILTLPRQFQVIVVENVDERHLATASWAFPAYLLLMNLFVLPIALAGMGLLPDWADPDFFVLSVPLSQGQSFLALAAYVGGLSASTSMVIVAAIALSTMVCNDLVIPALLRLKWLRLTERDDLTGLLLFIRRASIVLVVFMGYIYYRSAGAGDALAEIGLISFAATAQFIPIMVGGLFWKGGTKTGALTGLAAGFAIWAYTLLLPSFADSGWIDPKLITDGAFGHPWLRPEALFGLDNFAPLTHALIWSMALNAGLFIVISLFTNQGGLERIQATLFVDAFSRKGGETVIWRSSATIDDLYELVERFLGRERAYHAFRDYGTSHHTAWRGKGEANADMIAFSERLLAGSIGAASARVMVSSVAKGEMVSLDEVLEILEETSHVIEHSQRLEQKSRELERAAAELRAANDRLKELDRLKDEFLTMVSHEFRTPLTSIRSFSEILVDTPELEAERSERFLNVIVRESERLTRLIDDHLDLARLEAGHSDWHPSEIDPKAVLRETIDALEGLFNSRNAKLRVDIGGDSVNLFVDRDRLTQVFINLLSNAAKFANPEQPEIYVRGATHQDGYLVSISDNGAGIAKEEATLIFDKFSRGGKYPDNKPRPSGSGLGLAISKHVVEHCRGRIWVDSKPGQGATFHMFIPVRRHSANSSL; translated from the coding sequence GTGTTATCCTCCCAGGTGGTAATTGCCGTATCGCTGATTTATGTGGGCCTGCTTTATACCATTGCCTGGTGGGGCGATAAACGCGCACGGGCCGGGCGCTCCTGGGTGCGCAACCCCACGGTCTATACCCTTTCAATTGCGGTTTATTGCACCAGTTGGACCTTTTATGGCGCGGTTGGGTCGGCTGCGCGCAACGGGCTGGAATATCTGACCATCTATCTGGGGCCGACGGTGATTTTTCTGGGATGGTGGTTTTTGCTGCGCAAAATGCTGCGCATTTCAAAGGCGCACCGCATTACCTCCATCGCCGATTTCATTTCATCGCGCTATGGCAAAAGCACCCAACTTTCCGTTCTTGTCACCTTCATCGCCGTGATCGGCACCACCCCCTACATTGCCCTGCAATTAAAGGCGGTCGCCACCAGCTATACGGTTTTGACCGTATGGGGCAGTTCGGTTTCCGAACCATTTGTATCCACATCCCACATCTTTGCCGATAGCGGCTTCTGGGCGGCCACGGGCCTGGCGCTGTTTGGCATTTTGTTTGGCACCCGCTTTATTGATGCCGATGAACATCATGAAGGCATGGTCGCCGCCATTGCCTTTGAAAGCCTGGTCAAACTGTTTGCCCTGCTGGCTGTCGGTATTTTTGTGTGCTTTTTTATGTTTTCCGGGTTGGGCGACCTGTTTAAACAGGCAAGCCAAACACCGCGCATGGCAGGGCTACTCACGCTACAACCAGATAGCGGCACGCGCTGGTTTACCCTCATGGCCCTATCGATGGCGGCGATTTTAACCCTGCCACGCCAGTTTCAGGTGATCGTGGTGGAAAATGTCGATGAACGCCACCTTGCCACCGCGTCCTGGGCCTTCCCCGCCTATTTGCTGCTCATGAACCTGTTTGTCCTGCCCATTGCCCTGGCCGGAATGGGCCTTCTGCCCGACTGGGCCGACCCGGACTTTTTCGTACTCTCCGTACCGCTTTCGCAGGGGCAGTCTTTTCTGGCACTGGCGGCCTATGTTGGCGGATTATCGGCCAGCACCAGCATGGTGATTGTCGCCGCCATCGCCCTGTCGACGATGGTGTGTAACGACCTGGTCATTCCTGCCCTGTTGCGCCTGAAATGGCTGCGCCTGACCGAACGCGACGATTTGACCGGCCTGTTATTGTTCATCCGCCGCGCCTCCATCGTGCTGGTAGTCTTTATGGGCTATATCTATTACCGGTCTGCCGGGGCGGGCGATGCGCTGGCGGAAATCGGGCTGATTTCCTTTGCTGCCACCGCGCAATTTATTCCCATTATGGTAGGCGGGCTGTTTTGGAAGGGCGGCACCAAAACCGGGGCGCTGACCGGGCTTGCCGCCGGTTTTGCCATTTGGGCCTATACGCTTTTGCTACCTTCCTTTGCCGATTCCGGCTGGATTGACCCCAAACTGATCACCGACGGCGCCTTTGGCCACCCGTGGCTGCGGCCCGAAGCCCTGTTCGGCCTGGATAATTTCGCCCCACTCACCCACGCACTGATCTGGTCGATGGCGCTAAATGCCGGGCTTTTTATTGTTATCAGCCTGTTTACCAATCAGGGCGGGCTGGAACGCATTCAGGCCACCCTGTTTGTCGATGCCTTTTCGCGCAAGGGCGGGGAAACGGTAATTTGGCGGTCTTCGGCCACCATTGATGACCTTTATGAACTGGTGGAACGGTTTTTGGGCCGCGAACGCGCCTATCATGCCTTTCGCGATTATGGCACCTCCCACCATACCGCCTGGCGCGGCAAGGGCGAAGCCAATGCCGATATGATCGCCTTTAGCGAACGCTTGCTGGCAGGTTCCATTGGTGCCGCATCCGCCCGGGTGATGGTATCATCCGTTGCCAAGGGCGAAATGGTCAGCTTGGATGAAGTGCTGGAAATACTCGAAGAAACATCCCACGTTATTGAACATTCCCAACGGCTGGAGCAAAAATCGCGCGAGCTGGAACGTGCCGCCGCCGAACTTCGTGCCGCCAATGACCGCCTCAAGGAGCTGGACCGCCTCAAGGACGAATTTCTGACGATGGTCAGCCACGAATTTCGCACACCGCTCACCTCCATCCGGTCCTTTTCCGAAATTCTGGTTGATACCCCGGAACTCGAAGCCGAGCGCAGCGAACGCTTTTTGAATGTGATTGTCCGTGAAAGCGAACGCCTGACCCGCCTGATTGATGATCATCTGGACCTGGCCCGCCTTGAAGCCGGCCATTCCGACTGGCATCCCAGCGAGATTGACCCAAAGGCCGTGCTGCGCGAAACCATTGATGCCCTGGAAGGATTATTTAACAGCCGCAACGCCAAATTGCGGGTCGATATTGGCGGCGACAGCGTAAATCTCTTTGTTGACCGGGACCGGCTGACCCAGGTTTTCATTAATCTGCTTTCCAATGCCGCCAAATTCGCCAACCCGGAACAGCCTGAAATATATGTGCGTGGTGCAACACACCAGGATGGCTACCTTGTTTCGATATCCGATAACGGCGCAGGCATAGCCAAAGAAGAAGCCACCCTGATTTTTGACAAATTCTCTCGGGGCGGCAAATATCCCGACAACAAACCGCGCCCGTCCGGCTCTGGCCTGGGGTTGGCGATTTCAAAACATGTGGTCGAACATTGCCGGGGCCGTATCTGGGTCGATAGCAAACCGGGACAAGGGGCCACTTTTCATATGTTCATTCCCGTTCGCCGCCACAGCGCTAACTCAAGCCTGTAA
- a CDS encoding PAS domain-containing methyl-accepting chemotaxis protein, producing MFGFGHISQRKARDYQQIIEALDKSAAVIEFSLDGYVLQANENFLSLMGYRPEEVIGKHHRMFVSEAYGKSAEYRDFWHKLAKGKYQAAEFQRVARDSRTVWIEASYNPVFDRAGKPVKVIKFAYDVTKKREQRAEMTGMLDAINKSQAIIEFNLDGTVIDANENFLSVMGYRGDEIIGHHHSMFVTGDEKNSPEYRAFWKSLNEGQFQAGQFHRLAKGGKSVWIEASYNPIFNAAGKVYKVVKFATDITAQINLLVDLKSMIDNNFSNIETAIADLRGISGNAVDACSDTVANVQTVTVGAAEMSDSIAEISRNMADSQKSTEQMARETVIADESTQRMAQVVDAMTGIVELIQNIAGQINLLALNATIESARAGEAGKGFAVVANEVKNLANQAARATDQISTEIQGIQDITSEVVGALQTIRSSVETMRDSVGVTSKALGAQNRITSGVSQNMQHMNAAVGRFSRSIEDIRATVERVSQSVGETRAAAEVLAR from the coding sequence ATGTTCGGTTTCGGCCATATCAGCCAGCGTAAGGCGCGGGATTATCAACAGATTATCGAGGCGCTTGATAAGTCGGCAGCCGTGATTGAATTCAGCCTGGATGGCTACGTTCTGCAGGCGAATGAAAATTTCCTGTCCCTGATGGGATATCGCCCTGAGGAGGTGATTGGAAAACATCATAGGATGTTTGTTTCCGAAGCATATGGCAAAAGCGCGGAATATCGTGATTTTTGGCATAAATTGGCCAAGGGCAAGTATCAAGCGGCAGAATTTCAACGGGTTGCCAGGGATAGCCGGACCGTTTGGATTGAGGCGTCCTATAATCCGGTTTTTGATCGTGCCGGAAAGCCGGTGAAGGTCATTAAATTTGCCTATGACGTCACAAAAAAGCGCGAACAGCGTGCGGAAATGACCGGCATGCTTGATGCCATTAATAAATCGCAGGCGATTATCGAGTTCAATCTTGATGGCACGGTGATTGATGCCAATGAAAATTTTCTCTCCGTGATGGGGTATCGCGGCGACGAAATTATTGGTCATCATCACAGCATGTTTGTCACTGGTGACGAAAAAAACAGTCCTGAATATCGGGCTTTCTGGAAGTCGCTGAATGAAGGACAATTTCAAGCCGGACAATTCCACCGTCTTGCCAAAGGGGGGAAGTCAGTCTGGATCGAGGCGTCCTATAATCCGATTTTTAATGCGGCGGGCAAGGTTTACAAGGTTGTCAAATTCGCAACCGATATTACGGCCCAGATCAATTTGCTCGTCGATCTTAAGTCCATGATCGACAATAATTTCTCCAATATCGAGACTGCGATTGCCGATTTGCGGGGCATTTCCGGGAATGCCGTGGATGCGTGCAGCGATACGGTTGCAAATGTGCAAACCGTTACGGTCGGGGCCGCCGAAATGAGTGATTCAATTGCTGAAATTTCGCGGAACATGGCCGATTCACAAAAGAGTACCGAACAAATGGCGCGCGAAACCGTTATTGCCGATGAATCCACCCAAAGGATGGCCCAGGTGGTTGACGCGATGACCGGAATTGTCGAACTGATTCAGAATATTGCCGGGCAGATTAATCTTTTGGCGCTGAATGCGACAATTGAATCAGCCCGTGCCGGCGAAGCCGGTAAAGGATTTGCCGTTGTCGCAAACGAGGTTAAAAACCTTGCCAATCAGGCTGCACGCGCCACCGATCAGATATCAACCGAAATTCAAGGTATTCAGGACATCACATCGGAAGTCGTTGGCGCATTGCAGACAATTCGCAGTTCGGTCGAGACGATGCGGGATTCTGTTGGCGTGACCTCAAAAGCACTGGGCGCGCAAAACCGGATTACTTCGGGTGTTTCGCAAAACATGCAGCATATGAATGCGGCAGTAGGTCGTTTCTCCCGCAGTATCGAAGACATCCGTGCAACCGTTGAGCGGGTTTCGCAATCGGTAGGCGAAACAAGGGCTGCTGCCGAAGTTCTGGCGCGGTAA
- a CDS encoding helix-turn-helix domain-containing protein — protein MSRQAPIGHRIRGRRKDMGMTQTALAGAAGISPSYLNLIEHNRRAIGGALLLRLAEALQIHPSTLSGSEESRLLSDLGELASDPVFRDAPLDRGEFSGAISAAPAMVNAMLQLYRAYRSALDDVDMLSERLSHDPYLTEASHSILTRITSIRTVAEIFEHYDDLPAAQRDRFNSTLVRESERLAESATEIFSFLERGAAGRPAANPSEEVDDLLYDNANHFPALEDCAETLRGSIDRSGGLFLTDLINHLKSRHKVMVERLRPEELPASGHIWDRENHRLQFSRALPITSARFLAARAVCQLEGSDAVEGIIHSSRLTTDAARTRARQALLSYLAAALLFPYENFATEARELRHDIEMLQQRFAGSWEQICHRLTTLRRPGQEGIPFHFLRTDIAGNISKRFSASGLQLPRYGGACPRWAVHEAYLTPERVVPQLVQLPDATQYLFIARAVRTGTGGYRVPQSVHSVMIGCDTAFARDVVYADGLPLDDISAAVPVGISCRQCPRTDCLQRAHAPAEPATSTIPPPDGARPKPAQPD, from the coding sequence CGGGCCATTGGCGGGGCCTTGTTGCTGCGCCTGGCCGAGGCCCTGCAAATTCATCCCTCAACCCTCTCAGGATCAGAAGAAAGCCGTCTGCTTTCCGATCTGGGCGAACTGGCATCCGACCCGGTCTTTCGCGATGCCCCGCTTGATCGCGGCGAATTTTCCGGCGCGATTTCTGCCGCCCCCGCGATGGTCAATGCGATGCTACAGCTCTATCGCGCCTATCGCAGTGCCCTTGATGATGTCGATATGCTGTCCGAACGCCTAAGCCACGACCCCTATCTGACCGAGGCCAGCCATTCGATCCTGACACGCATCACATCGATCCGCACGGTTGCCGAAATTTTCGAACATTATGACGACCTGCCTGCCGCCCAGCGCGACCGGTTCAATTCCACCCTGGTGCGGGAATCCGAACGGCTGGCGGAATCCGCCACCGAGATTTTCAGCTTTCTGGAGCGTGGTGCGGCGGGTCGCCCGGCTGCCAACCCGTCGGAGGAAGTGGATGACCTGCTTTATGACAATGCCAATCATTTCCCGGCATTGGAAGATTGCGCCGAGACCCTGCGCGGCAGCATTGACCGCTCCGGCGGACTATTTTTGACCGATTTGATCAATCACCTGAAATCACGTCACAAGGTCATGGTTGAACGCCTGCGCCCCGAAGAGCTGCCCGCCAGCGGCCATATCTGGGACCGGGAAAACCACCGCCTGCAATTTTCCCGCGCCCTGCCCATTACATCGGCGAGGTTCCTGGCGGCACGCGCGGTGTGCCAACTTGAGGGGTCGGATGCGGTTGAAGGTATCATCCATTCATCCCGCCTGACCACGGATGCCGCCCGCACCCGCGCCCGCCAGGCTTTGCTTTCCTATCTGGCGGCTGCCCTATTGTTTCCCTATGAAAATTTCGCAACCGAAGCCCGCGAGTTGCGCCACGATATTGAAATGCTGCAACAACGTTTTGCCGGTAGCTGGGAACAGATTTGCCATCGTTTGACCACCCTGCGCCGTCCGGGGCAGGAAGGCATTCCATTTCATTTTTTGCGCACCGATATTGCCGGTAATATTTCCAAACGGTTTTCCGCATCCGGCCTGCAATTGCCGCGCTATGGCGGGGCCTGCCCGCGCTGGGCGGTTCACGAGGCCTACCTGACGCCAGAACGCGTGGTGCCGCAACTTGTACAATTGCCCGATGCCACCCAATATCTGTTCATCGCCCGGGCCGTTCGCACCGGCACGGGCGGCTACCGCGTGCCACAATCGGTGCATTCCGTCATGATCGGGTGTGACACGGCCTTTGCCCGCGATGTGGTCTATGCCGATGGCCTGCCACTTGACGATATATCGGCTGCCGTTCCCGTGGGGATCAGTTGCCGCCAATGCCCGCGCACCGACTGCCTGCAACGGGCCCACGCCCCGGCAGAACCGGCAACATCGACAATACCTCCCCCTGACGGCGCACGACCAAAACCAGCCCAACCGGACTAA
- a CDS encoding response regulator transcription factor, which yields MTDKPTVLIAEDEETIVESLAFLMEKEGFNVRIATNGQSAIDMISQDIPDMVLLDVMMPGRDGFDVARTVRTNSRTKHIPIMMLTARTREIDRRKGLELGVDDFVTKPFSTRDVVARVKALLGCDTPQT from the coding sequence GTGACCGACAAACCAACGGTCCTGATTGCGGAGGATGAAGAAACCATTGTCGAATCCCTGGCCTTTCTGATGGAAAAGGAAGGCTTTAACGTGCGCATTGCCACCAACGGGCAAAGTGCGATTGACATGATCAGCCAGGATATCCCCGATATGGTCCTGCTTGATGTCATGATGCCGGGACGCGATGGTTTTGACGTTGCCCGCACGGTTCGCACCAATAGCCGAACCAAACACATCCCCATCATGATGCTCACCGCGCGCACCCGCGAGATTGACCGGCGCAAGGGACTGGAACTTGGTGTTGATGATTTTGTCACCAAACCCTTTTCCACCCGTGACGTTGTTGCCCGCGTCAAGGCGCTGCTGGGTTGCGATACCCCGCAAACCTGA